Proteins from a genomic interval of Lemur catta isolate mLemCat1 chromosome 17, mLemCat1.pri, whole genome shotgun sequence:
- the KIF3B gene encoding kinesin-like protein KIF3B: protein MSKLKSSESVRVVVRCRPMNGKEKAASYDKVVDVDVKLGQVSVKNPKGTAHEMPKTFTFDAVYDWNAKQFELYDETFRPLVDSVLQGFNGTIFAYGQTGTGKTYTMEGVRGDPEKRGVIPNSFDHIFTHISRSQNQQYLVRASYLEIYQEEIRDLLSKDQTKRLELKERPDTGVYVKDLSSFVTKSVKEIEHVMNVGNQNRSVGATNMNEHSSRSHAIFVITIECSEVGLDGENHIRVGKLNLVDLAGSERQAKTGAQGERLKEATKINLSLSALGNVISALVDGKSTHIPYRDSKLTRLLQDSLGGNAKTVMVANVGPASYNVEETLTTLRYANRAKNIKNKPRVNEDPKDALLREFQEEIARLKAQLEKRSIGRRKRREKRREGGGSGGGGEEEEEEGEEGEEEGDDKDDYWREQQEKLEIEKRAIVEDHSLVAEEKMRLLKEKEKKMEDLRREKDAAEMLGAKIKAMESKLLVGGKNIVDHTNEQQKILEQKRQEIAEQKRREREIQQQMESRDEETLELKETYSSLQQEVDIKTKKLKKLFSKLQAVKAEIHDLQEEHIKERQELEQTQNELTRELKLKHLIIENFIPLEEKSKIMNRSFFDEEEDHWKLHPITRLENQQMMKRPVSAVGYKRPLSQHARMSMMMRPEARYRAENIVLLELDMPSRTTRDYEGPAIAPKVQAALDAALQDEDEIQVDASSFESTANKKSKSRPKSGRKSGSSSSSSGTPASQLYPQSRGLVPK, encoded by the exons ATGTCAAAGTTGAAAAGCTCAGAGTCAGTCAGGGTGGTGGTTCGCTGTCGGCCCATGAATGGCAAGGAAAAAGCTGCTTCATATGACAAGGTGGTGGATGTGGATGTGAAGCTGGGACAGGTGTCTGTGAAGAACCCCAAAGGAACGGCCCATGAAATGCCCAAGACCTTCACCTTTGATGCAGTCTATGACTGGAATGCCAAGCAGTTTGAACTCTATGATGAGACATTCCGACCACTCGTGGACTCCGTCCTGCAAGGTTTCAATGGGACCATTTTCGCCTATGGACAAACCGGGACTGGGAAGACCTACACGATGGAAGGAGTCCGTGGTGACCCTGAAAAAAGAGGGGTCATTCCTAACTCATTTGACCACATCTTCACCCACATCTCTCGATCCCAGAATCAGCAGTACCTGGTCAGGGCTTCCTACTTAGAGATCTACCAGGAGGAGATCCGAGATCTGCTCTCAAAGGATCAGACAAAAAGGCTTGAGCTCAAAGAGCGGCCTGACACTGGAGTGTATGTGAAAGACCTGTCTTCCTTTGTCACCAAGAGTGTGAAGGAGATAGAGCACGTGATGAATGTGGGGAACCAGAACCGTTCTGTCGGTGCTACCAACATGAATGAGCACAGCTCACGTTCTCACGCAATTTTTGTTATTACTATCGAGTGCAGTGAGGTGGGCCTCGATGGTGAAAACCATATCCGTGTAGGGAAATTGAACCTTGTAGATCTTGCGGGCAGTGAACGGCAAGCCAAGACTGGTGCACAAGGGGAAAGATTAAAGGAAGCTACCAAGATCAACCTCTCCCTTTCGGCCTTGGGTAATGTCATCTCTGCCCTGGTGGATGGCAAGAGCACTCACATTCCATATCGGGACTCAAAGCTTACTAGGCTCCTCCAAGATTCCCTCGGTGGCAATGCTAAGACTGTGATGGTGGCCAATGTGGGGCCTGCCTCCTACAATGTAGAAGAGACTCTGACCACTCTGCGATATGCCAACCGTGCCAAAAACATTAAGAACAAACCAAGGGTCAATGAAGACCCTAAGGATGCCCTCCTTCGAGAATTCCAGGAAGAGATTGCTCGGCTCAAGGCCCAGCTGGAAAAACGATCCATTGGCAGAAGGAAGAGGCGAGAGAAGCGGAGggaaggtggtggcagtggtgggggtggggaagaggaagaggaggagggagaagagggtgaggaggaaggggatgaTAAGGATGATTACTGGCGGGAACAGCAAGAAAAACTGGAGATTGAGAAGCGGGCCATTGTAGAGGACCATAGTTTGGTTGCAGAGGAGAAGATGAGGCTgctgaaggaaaaggagaaaaagatggaGGACTTGAGGCGGGAGAAGGATGCTGCCGAGATGCTGGGTGCCAAGATTAAG GCCATGGAGAGTAAGCTGCTTGttggaggaaaaaatatagtAGATCATACAAATGAACAACAGAAAATTCTGGAGCAGAAACGGCAGGAAATTGCAGAGCAG AAACGTCGAGAAAGAGAAATCCAGCAACAGATGGAAAGTCGGGATGAGGAGACTTTGGAACTTAAAGAGACGTATAGTTCATTGCAGCAAGAAGTGGACATCAAGACCAAAAAACTCAAAAAG CTCTTCTCCAAGCTTCAGGCGGTGAAGGCTGAGATCCACGACCTCCAAGAAGAGCACATCAAGGAGCGCCAAGAGCTGGAGCAGACTCAGAACGAGCTTACCAGGGAGCTGAAACTCAA GCATCTTATTATAGAAAACTTCATCCCTctggaagaaaaaagtaaaattatgaatAGATCCTTCTTTGATGAAGAGGAAGATCATTGGAAATTGCATCCTATAACCAGACTGGA GAATCAGCAGATGATGAAGCGGCCAGTCTCAGCCGTGGGATATAAGAGACCATTGAGCCAACATGCAAGAATGTCCATGATGATGCGTCCAGAGGCCCGATACAGG GCAGAAAACATTGTGCTGTTAGAGCTGGACATGCCCAGCCGGACCACCAGAGACTACGAGGGCCCAGCCATCGCCCCCAAGGTCCAGGCTGCATTGGATGCAGCTCTGCAGGATGAAGATGAGATTCAGGTGGATGCGTCATCCTTTGAAAGCACTGCAAATAAGAAATCCAAGTCCAG GCCTAAAAGTGGAAGGAAGTCGGgatcctcctcttcttcctcaggaACCCCTGCATCTCAGCTTTATCCACAGTCTCGGGGGCTGGTTCCAAAGTAA